From the genome of Streptococcus marmotae, one region includes:
- a CDS encoding glycoside hydrolase family 1 protein, whose amino-acid sequence MDFYIGAATAAHQVEGNNLHSDFWVMENLEHTSFTEPSLEACEHYERYQEDIDYMKEAGLNAYRFSIEWARIEPQKGTIDKSEIQHYRDVISYCKKQGLEPIVTLHHFSSPAWLIGEGGWENSQTATYFANYAELIAKELGSELTYICTINEANMGVQIAEVAKMFMRQMGIDPQVGLNLALPADLQKEQDEAREILGFPEGEIANTFLSMRTDFGNDVIRLAHMKARKKIKAVNNQLKVGLTLSLYDIQLGDDSAEALNEAEEKWQNDFRDFKSAIEDDDFLGVQNYTRVIIDKNGSQSAPDGSILTQMGYEYYPQGIANVVRKVAKEFDGKIFVTENGVATEDDAMRIQFIDTALKELHICRQEGIPLMGYLYWSLLDNFEWQRGFGMKFGLIGVDRKSKNRQIKDSLLFLGQAGKEIFE is encoded by the coding sequence ATGGATTTTTACATTGGAGCTGCAACGGCTGCTCACCAAGTTGAAGGAAATAATCTGCACAGCGATTTCTGGGTGATGGAAAATTTAGAACATACAAGTTTTACCGAACCATCGTTAGAAGCATGTGAGCATTATGAAAGATATCAAGAAGATATTGATTACATGAAAGAGGCTGGTTTAAATGCATACCGTTTTTCTATTGAGTGGGCTCGGATAGAACCTCAAAAAGGAACAATCGATAAAAGCGAAATACAACATTATCGAGATGTCATTTCCTATTGTAAAAAACAGGGGCTTGAGCCAATTGTCACATTACATCACTTTTCTAGTCCAGCATGGTTAATCGGAGAAGGCGGATGGGAAAACTCTCAAACAGCCACCTATTTCGCAAATTACGCAGAATTGATTGCGAAAGAATTAGGTTCAGAATTAACATATATCTGTACAATAAATGAAGCAAACATGGGGGTTCAAATTGCTGAAGTAGCAAAAATGTTTATGAGACAAATGGGAATCGATCCTCAGGTTGGGCTAAATCTTGCTTTGCCAGCTGATTTACAAAAAGAGCAAGATGAGGCTAGAGAAATTCTGGGATTTCCTGAAGGAGAGATTGCAAATACATTTTTGTCAATGAGAACTGATTTTGGAAACGATGTGATTCGATTGGCACACATGAAAGCTCGGAAAAAAATAAAGGCCGTTAATAATCAATTAAAAGTCGGGTTGACTTTAAGTCTTTATGATATACAGTTGGGTGATGACTCGGCGGAAGCACTAAATGAAGCAGAAGAAAAATGGCAAAATGATTTTCGAGATTTTAAATCTGCTATCGAAGACGATGACTTTCTCGGCGTTCAAAATTATACTAGAGTGATTATTGATAAAAATGGCTCACAGTCCGCTCCTGATGGAAGTATATTAACTCAAATGGGGTATGAATATTACCCTCAAGGGATTGCTAATGTTGTTCGGAAAGTCGCAAAAGAATTTGATGGAAAAATATTTGTGACAGAAAATGGTGTAGCGACTGAAGACGATGCGATGAGGATTCAATTTATTGACACTGCTTTAAAGGAATTACATATATGTCGTCAAGAAGGAATACCGTTAATGGGCTATCTATATTGGAGTCTATTAGATAATTTTGAATGGCAAAGAGGATTTGGTATGAAATTTGGTTTGATTGGTGTAGACCGCAAGAGTAAAAATAGACAGATTAAAGATAGTTTACTGTTCTTAGGACAAGCTGGGAAAGAGATATTCGAATAG
- a CDS encoding helix-turn-helix domain-containing protein: protein MEEISFLKTLISYAYHLDLVCYDRLENPSSDNNPLLNILLTEENLVHKALVQGLATDKPFILSNQINLTWFVAIEKENNELKNVFFLGPVYLSDPDPVPISHYVQQLAISFSNRIELENYLKNIPVTPILSLLQNGMMLHYTLTKEKIALHQILAENRSEEKIPSHHSENSPNHSAWLIESQIMQLVEEGNSNFREKLSELSLNRNVGHLSNNDSLRQVKNMILASVVLVSRAAIRGGLSPAIAYPLSDYYIRSTEKCQTISELTNINNIMMEDFVNRVHQTKESPIKNKYLLIVRDYIDSHLDKPLSVEELAQLVNYSPYYLTRKFKKEFNIDIIHYIQQARLAYSLDLIRYSQMSIQDISQQLYFSSPSYFSKLFKEYYQCTPNTYRKDYQLPPNK from the coding sequence ATGGAAGAAATCAGCTTTTTAAAAACATTGATAAGTTATGCTTATCATTTAGATTTAGTTTGTTACGATAGACTAGAAAATCCATCTAGCGATAATAATCCTTTACTAAACATACTACTAACTGAAGAAAATCTAGTTCACAAAGCCCTTGTCCAAGGTCTAGCAACGGATAAACCATTCATTTTATCAAATCAGATTAATTTAACTTGGTTTGTTGCTATTGAAAAAGAAAATAATGAGTTGAAGAACGTTTTCTTTTTAGGTCCTGTATATTTATCAGACCCTGACCCTGTCCCGATATCTCATTATGTGCAACAGCTGGCTATTTCCTTTTCAAATAGAATTGAATTAGAGAATTATCTGAAAAACATTCCTGTTACACCAATACTATCGCTCCTCCAAAATGGTATGATGCTTCATTATACATTAACGAAAGAAAAAATTGCCCTTCATCAAATTTTAGCAGAGAATCGTTCCGAAGAAAAAATTCCTTCCCATCATTCGGAGAACTCGCCTAATCACAGTGCCTGGTTGATTGAATCACAAATTATGCAATTAGTTGAAGAAGGGAATTCGAATTTTCGGGAAAAACTTAGTGAATTATCCCTTAACCGAAATGTTGGGCATCTTAGCAATAATGATTCTCTAAGACAGGTAAAAAATATGATATTAGCAAGCGTTGTACTTGTATCTCGAGCAGCCATAAGAGGAGGACTCAGCCCAGCAATTGCCTACCCTCTCAGCGATTATTATATTCGTTCTACTGAAAAATGTCAGACGATTTCTGAACTCACAAATATTAACAATATTATGATGGAAGACTTTGTAAATCGTGTCCATCAAACGAAAGAATCTCCTATAAAAAATAAATATTTACTGATTGTACGTGATTATATTGATAGTCATTTAGATAAACCACTTTCTGTTGAAGAACTGGCTCAACTGGTTAACTATTCACCTTATTATCTCACTAGAAAATTTAAAAAAGAATTTAATATTGATATCATTCATTATATCCAGCAAGCAAGGCTCGCTTATTCTTTAGATTTAATCCGATACAGTCAAATGTCGATTCAGGATATCAGTCAACAATTATATTTTTCATCACCAAGCTATTTTTCTAAATTATTCAAAGAATATTATCAGTGCACACCTAACACCTATCGAAAAGACTATCAGCTGCCTCCTAATAAATAA
- a CDS encoding Cof-type HAD-IIB family hydrolase has product MIKLLALDMDGTLLNSQKQLTQPQIEAIHKAIEMGVKLVLCTGRMLPGVKPYFDQLGLDAENEYVIVNNGCSTHQTSDWKLIDWAELSPDEIRYLATFIPESEMQLTLFDEEHYYVLEDEPNEYSRTDAHLVFVEPTILSMENATNQSRHLFQAMYVGTKEATDAFESNYADLLRKDFDAVRSQDVLLEILPTGANKASALKKLAEHLRILPEEIMAMGDANNDIEMLEFAGLSIAMGNASDLVQSLADDVTDTNDCDGVAKAIYKHILQQ; this is encoded by the coding sequence ATGATTAAATTACTAGCTCTTGATATGGATGGGACCTTGTTGAATAGTCAGAAGCAACTGACCCAACCACAGATTGAGGCGATTCATAAAGCGATTGAAATGGGGGTTAAGCTCGTACTGTGTACTGGCAGAATGCTTCCAGGGGTCAAGCCGTATTTTGACCAACTAGGACTGGATGCAGAAAATGAATATGTCATTGTCAATAATGGCTGCTCCACTCATCAAACGAGTGACTGGAAACTGATTGACTGGGCAGAACTATCCCCTGATGAAATTCGGTATCTAGCAACTTTTATTCCAGAAAGTGAGATGCAGCTGACCTTATTTGACGAGGAGCATTATTATGTCTTAGAAGATGAACCAAATGAATATTCACGGACAGATGCTCATCTTGTTTTTGTAGAGCCAACGATTTTAAGCATGGAGAACGCAACCAACCAGAGCCGTCATCTGTTCCAAGCCATGTATGTCGGAACAAAAGAAGCCACTGATGCCTTTGAAAGCAACTATGCTGACCTACTCCGTAAGGACTTCGATGCCGTACGCTCACAAGATGTCCTACTTGAAATTTTGCCAACAGGTGCCAATAAGGCTTCTGCTCTCAAAAAGCTTGCAGAACACTTGAGAATCTTACCCGAAGAAATTATGGCGATGGGTGATGCCAATAATGATATTGAAATGTTGGAATTTGCTGGTCTAAGTATTGCAATGGGCAATGCTAGCGATCTTGTCCAATCGTTGGCAGATGACGTTACGGATACCAATGACTGCGATGGCGTTGCCAAAGCCATTTATAAACATATCTTACAGCAATAA
- the pepT gene encoding peptidase T yields the protein MKYPTLLERFLVYVKENTRSDETSTTTPSTQNQVEFAQNILLPEMERIGLQNVHYLPNGFAVGTLPANDPTLTRKIGFIAHMDTADFNAEGVNPQIIENYDGNPIALGTSGFELHPKDFPQLNNYHGQTLITTDGTTLLGSDDKSGIAEIMTAIEYLVAHPEIKHCEIRVGFGPDEEIGVGADKFDVEDFDVDFAYTMDGGPLGELQYETFSAAGAKIDFLGRNVHPGSAKNQMINAFQLAIDFHNALPEADRPEKTDGYQGFFHLMDMSGSVDQAQTTYIIRDFEEADFEARKQLMLDIAEKMNQDFDTPRVIVNLHDQYYNMKKIIEKDMTPITIAKEVMENLDITPIIEPVRGGTDGSKISFMGIPTPNIFAGGENMHGRFEFVSLETMEKAVDVILGIVGHQ from the coding sequence ATGAAATACCCTACACTTTTAGAACGATTCCTTGTCTACGTGAAAGAAAATACACGCTCTGACGAGACGTCCACTACCACACCTAGTACGCAAAATCAGGTTGAATTTGCCCAAAACATCCTGCTTCCTGAAATGGAACGCATCGGACTTCAAAATGTTCACTACTTGCCAAATGGATTTGCCGTAGGAACACTCCCTGCCAATGACCCTACTTTGACACGTAAGATTGGCTTTATTGCCCATATGGATACCGCAGACTTCAATGCCGAAGGTGTCAATCCGCAGATTATTGAAAACTATGACGGAAATCCGATTGCCCTTGGGACATCTGGTTTTGAATTGCATCCAAAAGATTTTCCGCAATTAAACAACTATCACGGGCAAACCTTGATTACAACAGACGGAACTACCTTGCTTGGTTCTGACGATAAATCAGGAATTGCTGAGATTATGACAGCCATTGAATACCTGGTAGCTCATCCTGAAATCAAACACTGCGAAATTCGGGTCGGATTTGGTCCAGATGAAGAGATCGGTGTAGGAGCAGATAAATTTGATGTGGAAGATTTTGATGTTGATTTTGCCTATACGATGGATGGCGGTCCACTCGGCGAACTCCAATACGAAACTTTTAGCGCTGCTGGTGCTAAGATTGATTTCCTTGGACGAAATGTTCACCCTGGGTCTGCTAAAAATCAAATGATCAATGCCTTCCAACTAGCAATTGACTTCCATAATGCTCTCCCAGAAGCAGATCGCCCAGAAAAAACAGATGGGTATCAAGGGTTCTTCCATTTGATGGACATGTCAGGAAGCGTTGATCAAGCACAAACAACATACATCATTCGTGATTTTGAAGAAGCTGATTTTGAAGCCCGCAAACAGTTGATGCTAGATATTGCTGAGAAGATGAATCAAGATTTTGACACACCACGCGTCATCGTCAACCTTCATGACCAATACTATAACATGAAGAAAATCATCGAAAAGGATATGACCCCCATTACCATTGCTAAAGAAGTTATGGAAAATCTTGACATCACACCAATCATTGAGCCAGTTCGTGGTGGAACCGACGGATCAAAAATTTCCTTCATGGGTATTCCAACACCAAATATCTTTGCAGGTGGTGAGAATATGCATGGCCGCTTTGAATTTGTCAGCCTTGAAACCATGGAAAAAGCTGTCGATGTCATTCTAGGAATTGTGGGACACCAATAA
- a CDS encoding helix-turn-helix transcriptional regulator: MLLHEKIRFIRTIHQLSQEQFAEEFLVSRQSVSKWENGTAIPDLHILIKIADFVDMTLDQLVRDDIDLPIQQDQHHPEPEIEPQRNASFAIQDYLGKVCDVSLNTMWYQVLRNVKIVGIYQNMVCFEKRQRYGYFHLGRCIDILVKKEEEYIPYNQIALGKCKAYTNTNQFWGGNHYLFSQVTAVNERGIELQTGQFTSFIDFQHLVVLLMK; this comes from the coding sequence ATGTTACTACATGAAAAAATTCGTTTCATTCGCACCATTCATCAATTGTCACAGGAACAATTCGCTGAAGAATTTCTGGTCAGTCGCCAATCAGTTTCCAAGTGGGAAAATGGCACTGCTATTCCTGATCTGCACATTCTCATCAAGATAGCTGATTTTGTCGATATGACTTTGGACCAACTGGTCCGTGATGACATTGATCTTCCAATCCAGCAAGACCAACATCATCCTGAACCAGAGATTGAGCCACAGCGGAATGCAAGTTTTGCTATTCAAGACTATCTAGGAAAGGTCTGCGATGTTTCCCTTAATACGATGTGGTACCAAGTTCTGCGAAATGTCAAAATCGTTGGGATCTATCAAAATATGGTCTGCTTTGAAAAGCGGCAACGCTACGGCTACTTTCATCTCGGTCGCTGTATCGATATTCTGGTCAAAAAAGAAGAGGAGTATATTCCCTACAATCAAATTGCTTTGGGAAAATGTAAAGCCTACACGAATACCAACCAATTCTGGGGTGGAAATCACTATCTCTTCAGCCAAGTAACTGCCGTCAATGAAAGAGGAATTGAACTCCAAACGGGACAATTTACATCCTTTATTGATTTCCAGCATTTAGTAGTTCTCCTAATGAAATAG
- a CDS encoding PadR family transcriptional regulator: protein MYYPVSSVLIEFLILSIVEKQDSYGYEISQTVKIVADIKESTLYPILKKLEKAGFVTTYSQEFQGRKRKYYKITDQGRKQIIFLQTEWTEYKDNIDGIIEGSLRK from the coding sequence ATGTACTATCCTGTTTCCTCTGTCTTAATTGAATTTCTGATTCTATCGATTGTCGAAAAACAGGACTCCTACGGATATGAAATCAGTCAGACCGTTAAGATTGTAGCTGATATTAAGGAATCAACCTTATATCCCATTCTGAAAAAACTCGAAAAAGCAGGCTTTGTGACGACCTATTCTCAAGAATTTCAAGGGCGCAAGCGCAAATATTACAAAATTACCGACCAAGGTCGCAAGCAGATTATCTTTTTGCAAACCGAATGGACGGAATACAAGGACAATATAGACGGTATTATAGAAGGGAGCTTACGTAAATGA
- a CDS encoding DUF1700 domain-containing protein, translating into MTRNDYITQLQKYLKRLPAEDYQDAMEHFNEYFDEAGLENEAQVIAELGSPKQAAREILNQLYDKKTEMGTATAKNTILIVILSILAAPLAFPLALTLLALFLTAIILVFSFLLVLASIWISAIALGIGFIFTAFQVLSIAWSSSLLFIGLGLAAITLGLLGTQMTIILGKKTVLALIHLMQEKIIRRNRYEII; encoded by the coding sequence ATGACACGCAACGACTATATCACTCAATTACAGAAATATCTTAAACGCTTGCCAGCAGAGGATTATCAAGATGCCATGGAACATTTTAATGAATACTTTGACGAAGCTGGATTAGAAAACGAGGCACAGGTCATTGCTGAGCTAGGTAGTCCCAAGCAGGCTGCACGCGAAATCCTGAACCAACTCTATGATAAAAAGACTGAGATGGGTACTGCTACGGCTAAAAATACCATTCTCATTGTAATACTCAGTATCCTAGCAGCTCCTTTAGCCTTTCCTTTAGCTCTGACCCTCTTGGCCTTGTTTTTGACCGCTATTATCCTGGTTTTCAGTTTCCTCTTGGTCCTAGCTTCTATATGGATTAGTGCGATTGCTTTAGGCATCGGATTTATCTTTACAGCTTTTCAGGTTCTTTCAATCGCCTGGAGTAGCTCACTCCTCTTTATTGGACTTGGACTAGCCGCTATTACTCTAGGGCTTCTTGGTACACAGATGACAATTATTCTTGGAAAAAAGACTGTCCTTGCTCTTATTCACTTGATGCAAGAAAAAATTATTAGGAGAAACCGCTATGAAATCATTTAA
- a CDS encoding DUF4097 family beta strand repeat-containing protein, whose translation MKSFNRFTKTCLTLLFVGLSLAGAGFLLGGWKNLKQEVDLNRKLETIDFDKVESLDIQTSIIIAPSKDKQFHLSYYHYLKDQFPPVNYRLKDKQLTINDNQPNSFINTDGLLDIVLHLSQQNWVEERIPRLEVPKGTSLKELKGLVDIGDIDLKNITIDTAELTVNVGPVKLSNVDIGTLHLDVDAGEIQLADVSLAPPIVKEGSSLLNKSSISLNTGDITATNLSLTGQNSIFTDIGNIDLQLNPKTVVNIEANTDLGSVSNHFQNQPNSQNRLILETNAGDIRVQ comes from the coding sequence ATGAAATCATTTAACCGTTTTACCAAAACCTGTCTAACTCTTCTCTTTGTCGGACTCAGCCTTGCAGGTGCGGGCTTTCTACTAGGCGGTTGGAAGAATCTGAAACAAGAAGTCGATCTCAATCGAAAGTTAGAAACCATTGACTTTGACAAGGTAGAGTCGCTTGATATTCAAACGAGTATCATTATCGCTCCGTCAAAAGATAAGCAGTTTCATCTGAGTTACTATCACTACCTGAAAGATCAGTTTCCGCCTGTAAACTACCGATTAAAAGATAAACAACTGACAATCAACGATAATCAGCCGAACTCGTTCATCAATACGGACGGTCTACTTGATATCGTTCTACATCTTAGTCAGCAAAATTGGGTTGAAGAACGCATCCCGCGCCTTGAAGTACCTAAGGGAACAAGCCTAAAAGAGCTGAAAGGTCTTGTTGATATAGGAGATATTGATCTTAAAAACATTACCATTGATACTGCCGAACTAACTGTCAATGTTGGCCCTGTCAAACTAAGTAACGTCGACATCGGTACACTCCATTTAGATGTCGATGCAGGAGAAATTCAACTGGCAGATGTCAGCCTAGCTCCCCCAATTGTCAAAGAAGGCTCTAGCCTGTTGAACAAAAGCTCGATTAGCTTAAATACCGGAGATATTACCGCAACTAACCTCAGCCTAACTGGACAAAATAGCATCTTTACAGACATCGGCAACATTGACCTGCAACTCAACCCTAAAACAGTTGTCAACATTGAAGCAAACACAGACCTCGGTAGCGTATCCAATCACTTCCAAAACCAACCCAACTCCCAGAATCGCCTCATTCTTGAAACCAATGCAGGTGACATTCGGGTGCAATAG
- a CDS encoding CPBP family intramembrane glutamic endopeptidase produces the protein MKKVISGTLLAILAISVSQLVAFLISTLFPQYAIRQAIIAIIYPATCLFLVQLLSRRYFHKDFHFLLGNRNSLKPIWLFVSLLLPTGVFAFYLLIGGKIYLNQGIIMNDLFIHSILVGGIAVAFAEELVFRGFLQKLFQDRFGLGVACLIPSFIFATLHLFNGKLDLIETFLLLVAGTSVGTMFALIRIESHSLLNSWILHVAWNSMTSLIAIGTINNPETIATLILPSSTPLLTGGQYGVDITLPAMLGYLLVAGFAWRKIGNVIKEDLS, from the coding sequence ATGAAAAAAGTTATCTCAGGAACTCTACTTGCCATTCTAGCTATTAGTGTTAGTCAACTAGTTGCTTTTCTCATCTCCACTCTCTTTCCTCAATATGCTATTCGACAAGCGATAATAGCCATTATCTATCCAGCTACCTGTCTATTTCTTGTTCAACTCTTATCCAGGCGCTACTTTCACAAGGATTTTCATTTCCTCTTAGGGAACAGAAATTCTCTCAAACCGATTTGGCTATTCGTAAGTCTTCTTCTCCCGACAGGTGTGTTTGCTTTCTATCTCCTAATAGGAGGTAAAATTTACTTGAATCAGGGCATAATAATGAATGATTTGTTCATACATTCTATCCTCGTTGGAGGAATAGCGGTAGCCTTTGCTGAGGAGCTTGTTTTCAGAGGATTTCTACAAAAACTTTTCCAAGATCGGTTTGGACTGGGTGTTGCTTGTTTGATACCATCGTTCATTTTTGCAACCCTTCACCTATTTAATGGCAAGTTAGACCTCATAGAGACCTTCCTCTTATTAGTTGCTGGAACAAGTGTCGGTACAATGTTTGCTTTGATCAGGATAGAAAGTCACTCTCTTCTCAATAGTTGGATCCTACATGTCGCATGGAACAGTATGACAAGTTTGATAGCCATCGGTACAATAAACAATCCAGAAACTATAGCAACACTCATCCTCCCATCTTCAACTCCTCTCCTTACGGGCGGACAATATGGAGTCGACATTACCCTTCCAGCAATGCTTGGCTATCTTCTTGTCGCTGGATTTGCTTGGAGGAAGATAGGAAATGTAATTAAGGAGGACCTCTCATGA
- a CDS encoding ABC transporter ATP-binding protein: MTHSALSVSHLSKDFQIDQHKTISVLKDISFEAQYGEFISILGISGSGKSTLLKCMSSLLIPSSGAICINGVNPYKLRNSQLAKLRRNHIAFIFQSYNLLPALPVLENIALPLRLSHRPVPVATIRNLLSQMKFQADIHAFVKHLSGGEQQKVAIARAILSDSSIVFADEPTGALDSGSRQVIFTLLKQLAQKGKCVLMVTHDIELASQTDRALILKDGQIAHDIDSPSPDVLYQALGISTFD, from the coding sequence ATGACCCATTCAGCACTAAGCGTTTCACATCTATCGAAAGATTTTCAAATCGATCAGCACAAGACCATTTCTGTCTTAAAGGATATCTCCTTTGAAGCCCAATACGGTGAATTTATCAGCATTCTTGGTATCAGTGGCTCTGGAAAATCAACCCTACTAAAATGCATGTCTAGTCTTCTTATTCCCTCTAGTGGGGCTATCTGCATCAATGGGGTAAATCCTTATAAACTCCGAAATAGTCAACTTGCTAAACTGCGTCGGAATCATATTGCTTTTATTTTTCAATCCTACAACCTACTTCCGGCCTTACCAGTCCTTGAAAATATTGCCCTTCCCTTGCGGCTATCCCATCGACCTGTTCCCGTAGCAACCATTCGCAACCTGCTATCACAAATGAAGTTTCAGGCAGACATCCATGCCTTTGTCAAACATCTTTCTGGTGGAGAACAGCAAAAGGTGGCCATTGCACGCGCTATCCTATCAGATAGTTCTATTGTGTTTGCAGATGAACCTACAGGAGCTTTAGATAGTGGCTCTCGTCAAGTCATTTTCACCTTATTAAAGCAACTAGCCCAAAAAGGAAAATGTGTTCTTATGGTCACGCACGACATCGAATTAGCCTCTCAAACAGACCGAGCACTCATTTTAAAAGATGGTCAAATTGCTCACGATATTGACTCACCTTCCCCTGATGTACTATACCAAGCACTTGGCATTTCAACATTCGATTAA
- a CDS encoding FtsX-like permease family protein: MLQLIFYQFQFSKKQWSSMIPLFLVSGIIVGLSLNGIFTIREILHASQVNDPIPIFVFPIVFGGITLFFTISTAIQLLIDTFKKDYELWDLLGANRTQISLLVGGQLALIASLASLLGYIISIPSTHHYYYFLQQFFGKDWIPDIPLHFNLLAGASSIAILTSLAFLSGLFHTRKILKAQDKKQNKVTRFFRVIPKITIGLICLSLEAYLINQIFQPNTMINKSLFLFYLLFTNLFLINLLSPYLQVFLIRAYSAMFFRKHYAPIIARWTILHRTLYLKSLNTSILSAITLIAGFQLLSQNIFYLFQENADLELKISFFIYLGAPLLIILSNIISITLLSIEKEKENKSQLDTLGVSLYHLCIIKLWEAFIHCLTIFFVAFCINSLFLLLIRSILIENHQNLANRSGLFLPGLMICCILFLMLFLTNISGNPFTKGNDA, translated from the coding sequence ATGCTTCAGCTTATCTTTTATCAGTTTCAATTCTCTAAAAAGCAATGGTCTAGTATGATTCCACTCTTTCTCGTCTCCGGTATCATTGTCGGGCTATCACTAAATGGTATTTTTACTATTAGGGAGATTCTTCATGCTTCACAGGTCAATGATCCAATACCTATTTTTGTCTTTCCGATTGTCTTCGGAGGAATAACGCTTTTTTTCACCATTTCGACAGCCATTCAGCTACTCATTGACACTTTCAAAAAAGACTACGAATTATGGGATCTATTAGGAGCAAATCGTACACAAATTTCTCTCCTTGTTGGAGGACAGTTGGCACTTATTGCAAGCTTAGCTAGCCTTCTTGGCTACATTATCTCCATACCTAGTACCCATCATTATTATTATTTTCTTCAACAATTCTTTGGTAAAGACTGGATTCCAGACATCCCTCTTCATTTCAATTTACTAGCAGGTGCTTCTTCTATCGCAATCCTTACTAGCCTTGCTTTTCTGAGTGGGCTATTTCATACACGAAAGATCCTCAAAGCTCAAGATAAAAAACAGAACAAAGTGACACGCTTCTTCAGAGTGATTCCTAAAATAACAATAGGACTTATCTGCCTATCTTTAGAAGCCTATCTTATCAATCAAATTTTTCAACCAAATACAATGATAAACAAATCACTCTTTCTATTTTATCTTCTGTTCACCAATCTTTTTCTCATTAATCTCCTGTCACCATATCTCCAAGTATTTCTGATACGAGCCTATTCGGCTATGTTTTTTAGGAAACATTACGCTCCTATTATTGCAAGATGGACAATTCTTCATCGGACACTCTACTTAAAATCACTGAATACATCCATCCTATCAGCGATTACCTTAATTGCAGGTTTCCAATTACTATCTCAAAATATCTTTTATCTATTTCAAGAAAATGCTGATTTAGAACTGAAAATCTCCTTTTTCATCTACCTCGGTGCCCCACTTCTCATTATTCTTAGTAATATTATTTCGATTACCCTATTATCTATTGAAAAAGAGAAGGAAAATAAATCCCAATTGGATACATTAGGTGTTTCCTTGTATCACTTATGTATCATTAAATTATGGGAAGCTTTCATCCATTGTCTTACTATTTTCTTTGTCGCATTTTGTATCAATAGTCTATTCCTTCTTCTCATTAGAAGTATCTTAATAGAAAATCATCAAAATCTCGCAAATCGTTCCGGCTTATTCCTTCCAGGACTAATGATTTGCTGTATCTTATTCCTTATGCTTTTCCTAACGAATATTTCGGGGAATCCATTTACTAAGGGGAATGACGCTTAA